The genomic DNA CGGAGAAGCAGCCCTTGAGGCCGTACGGCGCCACCCTTTTGATCTCGTTCTCCTTGATCTCATGCTCCCCAAAAAGGACGGCTGGACAGTGTGTCGGGAAATCCGGAGCTTCTCCTCCGTTCCTATCATCATGCTCACCGCCCGGGGTGAGGAAGTCGACCGGGTTCTGGGGCTTGAGCTTGGTGCCGATGACTACGTTCCGAAACCCTTCAGCCCCCGGGAAGTCGTGGCCAGAGTCAAGGCAGTGCTCCGCCGAAGCAAAGCCCAGGAGAGCCAGAAGCACCGGGTGATTGAGGTAGGGCCCCTCCACATCGACTACGAGGCGCGGAAAGTCCTCGTCCACGGGGCCTTGGTGAACCTCACCCCGAAGGAGTTCGAGCTTTTGTACTTCCTTGCCCTCCATCCGGAACGGGTCTTCACCCGGGAGAAGCTCCTTGAGGAAATCTGGGGGTACGATTTCCCCGGAGATACCCGCACAGTCGATACCCACATCAAGCGAATCCGGGAAAAGCTCGAGGAAGCGGGAGCCCCACCGCTCATAAAGACGGTGTGGGGGCTGGGGTACAAATTCGAGCCTGGTGCGTC from Candidatus Caldatribacterium sp. includes the following:
- a CDS encoding response regulator transcription factor; this translates as MGRILVVDDEQAVGEILRLYLEREGFEVTVVYDGEAALEAVRRHPFDLVLLDLMLPKKDGWTVCREIRSFSSVPIIMLTARGEEVDRVLGLELGADDYVPKPFSPREVVARVKAVLRRSKAQESQKHRVIEVGPLHIDYEARKVLVHGALVNLTPKEFELLYFLALHPERVFTREKLLEEIWGYDFPGDTRTVDTHIKRIREKLEEAGAPPLIKTVWGLGYKFEPGAS